In Drosophila santomea strain STO CAGO 1482 chromosome 3L, Prin_Dsan_1.1, whole genome shotgun sequence, a single window of DNA contains:
- the LOC120450129 gene encoding uncharacterized protein LOC120450129 has protein sequence MNNSGFSEFFVKTPTSRSIHLRAQKVAKELVLQNKEVRAKILNKVPTYAQFRKIMKSAGKVSDLNPITYKSMIEVRQSQIDHRRLKSIKSTGDSLGYHARLLNRSQLASEFTQKQAIFRQNLGLLGRISKTNRLKGGVDSFNRNFPALQSNRNKIRELADRLSQENRQLGCRLSQVKSKVDSHNPWVTPVKPLEQKASDETVSVFLPYMPSPRLGKRSAHILLRPIIYFDMAVRENNQFLGRLLLQLYTELSPEVVLQFVRMATHNDVGCHRFVRIFSNLWMEGELVPDGDDPLRNHHSVKYSFLDPSKMTGVISYPWDYRRHFPQGLLSYTISFKPSVIPWQRVIFGRVCGGLRVLQNCHEFGTKNGKTKKTVIVTRCGLL, from the coding sequence ATGAATAACAGTGGCTTCTCGGAGTTTTTTGTAAAAACTCCAACCAGTCGATCTATTCATTTGCGTGCCCAAAAGGTGGCCAAGGAACTGGTGCTGCAAAATAAGGAAGTGCGAGCAAAGATATTGAATAAAGTGCCTACCTATGCGCAGTTTCGAAAGATAATGAAATCTGCTGGCAAAGTGAGCGATCTAAATCCGATCACTTATAAAAGCATGATTGAAGTACGACAATCGCAGATCGACCATAGACGTCTCAAGAGTATCAAATCGACGGGTGATTCGCTGGGCTATCATGCTCGTCTTCTCAATCGCAGCCAGTTGGCCAGCGAGTTTACCCAAAAACAGGCGATTTTTCGACAAAATCTGGGACTCCTTGGACGGATCAGCAAGACCAATCGACTGAAGGGGGGCGTGGATAGCTTTAATCGCAATTTTCCCGCCCTTCAGTCGAATCGGAACAAGATCCGTGAGTTGGCAGACCGTCTGAGCCAGGAGAACAGGCAGCTCGGTTGCCGCCTCTCGCAAGTGAAATCCAAGGTGGATTCACACAATCCTTGGGTGACACCCGTCAAGCCCCTCGAGCAAAAGGCCTCCGATGAAACGGTCAGCGTATTCTTGCCCTATATGCCATCGCCCCGCTTGGGCAAACGTAGTGCCCACATCCTACTTCGACCCATTATATACTTCGATATGGCGGTGCGTGAGAATAATCAGTTCCTGGGCAGATTACTCCTGCAACTCTACACCGAACTGAGTCCGGAAGTGGTGCTGCAATTTGTGCGTATGGCCACCCACAACGATGTTGGTTGCCATCGTTTCGTGCGAATATTTTCCAATCTCTGGATGGAGGGCGAACTTGTGCCGGATGGTGATGATCCCTTGCGCAATCACCACAGCGTTAAGTACTCCTTTCTGGATCCCAGCAAGATGACCGGTGTGATATCATATCCATGGGACTATCGTCGTCACTTTCCCCAAGGACTCCTCAGCTATACCATCAGCTTCAAGCCATCGGTGATTCCGTGGCAGCGGGTCATCTTTGGACGGGTTTGCGGTGGCCTGCGAGTGCTGCAAAATTGCCACGAATTTGGCACCAAAAATGGCAAGACCAAGAAAACCGTGATAGTCACGCGGTGTGGCCTGCTCTAA
- the LOC120450128 gene encoding probable tubulin polyglutamylase TTLL1 produces MAVVWDMSQWTQAWRTDSLQPTVRSSGTRTTTSGTAMYGRTAGGANQSVTNGTSNSGANSGGGVSGGAQGHDKMKIGFCTDLDKSVLVNNFEKRGWHQVNGDDDWHFYWAGVQTCRNIFSVDSGYRMHDNQMINHFPNHYELSRKDLLVKNIKRYRKDLERDGNPLAEKTESNNSSGTRYLYLDFVPTTFVLPADYNMFVEEYRKFPLSTWIMKPCGKSQGAGIFLINKLSKLKKWSREAKGPFHPQIAKESYVISRYIDNPLLIGGKKFDLRLYVLVASFRPLKAYLFKQGFCRFCTVKYDTSVTELDNMYVHLTNVSVQKHGGEYNTLHGGKWSVQNLALYLEGTRGKEVTDRLFGAISWLIVHSLRAVAPVMASDRHCFECYGYDIIIDNALKPWLVEVNASPSLTSTTVNDRILKYKLIDNILSVVLPPDGVPDVRWNKVPSADALGNFELLIDEELAAQDEQHQNSSSNTHSKTSKMGSRWK; encoded by the coding sequence ATGGCCGTTGTTTGGGACATGAGTCAATGGACGCAGGCGTGGCGGACCGACAGTCTGCAGCCGACGGTCCGCTCGAGCGGTACAAGAACGACCACAAGCGGTACAGCCATGTACGGTCGCACGGCGGGCGGTGCAAATCAATCGGTGACGAATGGCACCTCAAATAGTGGCGCCAATAGCGGCGGTGGTGTTAGTGGTGGTGCCCAGGGCCatgataaaatgaaaattggcTTCTGCACGGACCTGGATAAATCGGTTTTGGTCAACAATTTTGAGAAACGCGGCTGGCATCAGGTGAACGGCGATGATGATTGGCATTTCTATTGGGCCGGCGTGCAAACCTGCCGGAATATATTCAGTGTGGATAGTGGCTATAGGATGCACGACAACCAGATGATCAATCATTTTCCCAATCACTATGAATTATCTCGCAAGGATTTGCTGGTCAAGAACATCAAGCGTTATCGCAAGGACCTCGAAAGGGATGGCAATCCTTTGGCGGAGAAAACGGAATCCAATAACTCCAGTGGCACCAGATATCTGTATCTGGACTTTGTGCCCACCACTTTTGTCCTGCCAGCGGATTATAATATGTTCGTGGAGGAATATCGCAAGTTTCCGCTAAGCACTTGGATCATGAAACCCTGTGGAAAATCGCAAGGAGCGGGCATATTCCTGATAAACAAACTATCCAAACTGAAAAAGTGGTCAAGGGAGGCCAAGGGTCCTTTTCATCCACAGATCGCCAAGGAATCGTATGTGATATCCAGATATATAGACAATCCCCTCTTAATTGGTGGTAAAAAGTTTGATCTTCGTCTGTATGTGCTAGTGGCTTCGTTCAGACCCCTAAAGGCATATCTATTCAAGCAGGGATTCTGTCGTTTTTGTACTGTGAAATACGATACTAGTGTCACGGAACTGGATAATATGTACGTGCATCTGACCAATGTGAGTGTGCAGAAACATGGTGGCGAATACAATACCCTACATGGCGGCAAGTGGTCGGTGCAAAATCTGGCCTTGTATCTGGAAGGAACCCGGGGAAAAGAGGTTACGGATCGCTTGTTCGGAGCCATATCCTGGCTCATAGTGCACTCCCTGAGAGCTGTGGCTCCGGTGATGGCCAGTGATAGGCATTGTTTCGAGTGCTATGGCTACGACATCATCATAGACAATGCCCTGAAACCTTGGCTTGTGGAGGTGAATGCCTCGCCTTCACTTACTTCAACGACAGTAAACGACAGGATACTAAAGTACAAGCTGATTGACAACATACTATCCGTGGTTCTGCCGCCCGATGGAGTGCCCGATGTGCGTTGGAACAAGGTGCCCAGTGCCGATGCCTTGGGCAACTTCGAACTGctcatagatgaggagttgGCCGCCCAGGATGAGCAGCaccaaaacagcagcagcaacacgcaTAGTAAAACATCTAAGATGGGCAGCCGATGGAAGTGA